The following proteins are encoded in a genomic region of Paenibacillus sp. FSL R7-0273:
- a CDS encoding tyrosine-type recombinase/integrase: protein MAWSEHLGGHKYKLVERDPAKASRPKRSMVVEMPYEIANAKSEKKKESWLAVQEDKWSQLVTSGKYEDKGKNRSRAKKKTFAEFVPTWRKVYASENLSGGTIFFTESIVNNRILPEFGDYWIDEITTLQLVEWFSDLRNLKNGSPLATNSKLNIYKALKSIFDRAYDWGVIKKNPMTGFERPSANKKEKKRLKDVKQNYLKTEVAELLLALYNLPTRWRLYFTGVILGGYRRGEYLAVEWSDLDFENSRIYISKQITIDENGQKIESEVKTVESEDWVPMPKWYMDELKHFERQWKKEKLQCRKWLGEDKQYIFHGGKGVMYFPSTATNTWAKFLKKYKFPHVKLHGLRHTAATLLREHGADQRSIQKFLRHSKLETTNRYTHEVVSVDRTLINHLEGMNPKVRTIAP, encoded by the coding sequence ATGGCTTGGAGCGAACATCTTGGAGGCCATAAGTACAAGCTTGTTGAACGAGATCCGGCGAAAGCCTCTCGCCCAAAACGATCTATGGTTGTTGAAATGCCGTACGAAATCGCAAATGCAAAATCAGAGAAAAAGAAAGAAAGCTGGTTGGCTGTTCAGGAGGATAAGTGGAGTCAACTTGTCACGTCAGGTAAGTATGAGGATAAGGGGAAAAACCGAAGCCGCGCAAAGAAAAAAACCTTTGCCGAATTTGTACCGACCTGGAGAAAAGTTTATGCCTCTGAAAACCTGAGTGGCGGAACGATATTCTTTACTGAGAGCATTGTGAATAATCGGATTCTCCCTGAGTTCGGAGATTATTGGATTGATGAAATAACCACGCTCCAATTGGTTGAGTGGTTCTCAGATTTAAGAAATCTGAAAAACGGAAGTCCTCTTGCTACGAACTCAAAGCTGAATATCTACAAAGCGTTAAAGTCGATTTTTGACCGAGCCTATGATTGGGGAGTTATCAAGAAAAATCCTATGACTGGCTTTGAACGCCCATCTGCGAATAAAAAGGAGAAAAAACGGCTAAAGGACGTTAAGCAAAATTATCTTAAAACTGAGGTGGCCGAGCTCTTACTCGCGCTGTATAACCTCCCCACCAGATGGCGGTTATACTTTACGGGAGTAATCCTTGGGGGGTACCGACGAGGAGAGTATCTTGCTGTTGAATGGTCCGACCTAGATTTCGAAAATTCTAGAATCTACATTTCTAAGCAAATTACAATTGATGAAAATGGCCAAAAGATTGAGAGCGAAGTTAAAACGGTAGAATCAGAAGATTGGGTGCCTATGCCCAAGTGGTATATGGATGAGCTAAAACATTTTGAGAGGCAGTGGAAAAAGGAGAAGCTGCAGTGTCGCAAATGGCTTGGAGAAGACAAGCAGTATATTTTTCACGGTGGTAAAGGTGTTATGTATTTTCCCAGTACCGCAACAAATACATGGGCTAAGTTTTTAAAGAAATACAAATTCCCACACGTGAAGCTTCATGGACTTCGTCATACAGCAGCAACATTACTGCGAGAGCACGGAGCTGATCAGCGGAGCATTCAGAAGTTCTTGCGGCATTCAAAGCTCGAAACGACAAATCGATATACTCATGAGGTTGTCTCAGTCGATCGGACTTTAATTAACCATCTTGAAGGTATGAATCCAAAAGTCCGGACAATTGCCCCATGA
- a CDS encoding ImmA/IrrE family metallo-endopeptidase produces MNTYDKLTREVPIPFNDMADLPERIKGLYIETRSSSIILLNKNLDSPLERICVLAEELGHHYTSAGHIIDQTDVKNRKQEKKARNWGYEKLVPLSSFVQAFEANVRNRHEFADLIGVTEDFLDYSISHYLEVYGLYVRYENYAIRLDPLGVTKIL; encoded by the coding sequence GTGAACACTTACGACAAACTCACCCGCGAGGTTCCCATTCCATTCAACGACATGGCTGATCTCCCGGAACGGATTAAAGGCTTGTATATAGAAACAAGAAGTTCCAGTATCATTCTGCTCAATAAGAACCTTGACAGTCCTCTTGAGAGGATTTGCGTCCTCGCTGAAGAGTTGGGACATCATTATACTTCAGCGGGGCATATTATTGACCAAACCGATGTTAAGAACCGGAAACAGGAAAAGAAAGCCCGCAACTGGGGATATGAGAAGCTCGTCCCCTTGTCCAGTTTTGTACAGGCCTTCGAGGCAAATGTAAGAAACCGGCACGAGTTTGCCGATCTAATAGGTGTGACAGAAGATTTCTTAGATTATTCAATCAGTCATTATTTAGAAGTATATGGTCTCTACGTTAGATATGAAAACTACGCTATCCGGCTTGATCCGCTTGGGGTAACCAAAATCCTATAA
- a CDS encoding helix-turn-helix domain-containing protein, translated as MYEIFEKLLQKHGVTAYRVAKDTGLTTATITSWKQGKYTPKREKLQKIADYFDVPLEYLMGEESKGQAVTSKETYPDVQTEEKLTEEEILTMAAHQVGYEGDLTEEDLIRIKLAMKIALNKNIN; from the coding sequence ATGTACGAGATATTCGAAAAATTACTACAGAAGCATGGTGTGACTGCATATCGTGTTGCTAAAGATACCGGATTAACTACAGCTACGATTACAAGTTGGAAACAAGGCAAGTACACACCTAAGAGAGAAAAATTGCAAAAGATTGCAGATTATTTCGATGTGCCCCTTGAGTATCTAATGGGTGAAGAAAGCAAAGGACAAGCTGTTACTTCTAAAGAAACGTATCCAGATGTCCAGACAGAGGAGAAGTTAACAGAGGAAGAGATTTTAACTATGGCTGCCCACCAGGTAGGGTACGAAGGAGATTTAACCGAAGAGGATTTGATAAGAATTAAGCTTGCTATGAAAATAGCTTTAAATAAGAATATCAACTAG
- a CDS encoding helix-turn-helix domain-containing protein: MYEKFLCLLEQSGKTSYQVAKDTGISTATLTNWKQGNYQPKTQKLKILADYFGVTVDYFLA, encoded by the coding sequence GTGTACGAGAAATTCCTTTGCTTATTAGAGCAGTCTGGGAAAACTTCATATCAGGTTGCTAAAGACACGGGTATTTCTACGGCAACGCTGACGAATTGGAAACAAGGGAACTATCAGCCAAAAACCCAAAAACTTAAAATTTTAGCTGATTATTTCGGCGTAACTGTTGATTACTTTTTGGCTTAA
- a CDS encoding helix-turn-helix domain-containing protein → MTTSDFLEAMRIEIKQGLREEILAELQPEIQRQLRSNIFDLEEAAAYLKVSPRTIQRMIADNDLPYFRQRKQLFFRQVSLEGWVAKREQKGAKS, encoded by the coding sequence ATGACAACATCTGATTTTCTTGAAGCGATGCGGATAGAAATTAAACAGGGACTTCGAGAAGAGATTCTGGCCGAGTTGCAACCAGAGATACAGCGACAGCTACGCTCAAACATTTTCGATCTTGAAGAGGCTGCTGCCTACTTGAAAGTGTCTCCACGGACCATTCAACGCATGATTGCAGACAACGATCTTCCCTATTTCCGGCAGCGCAAGCAATTGTTCTTCAGGCAAGTTTCATTGGAGGGTTGGGTCGCTAAAAGGGAACAGAAAGGGGCTAAATCATGA
- a CDS encoding DUF2800 domain-containing protein produces MSKEVGAHAERDHAILSASGSKKWLTCTPSARLEEKLPEKRSVYSDEGSAAHELSEIHLAYHLGQLKPWDHGERWKEAQKGPYYSREMEDYVHEYVGLVLERVNTARAKSTDVIVLLEERLDYSAYAPEGRGTGDVVIIADGCLEIIDLKYGKGVPVSAIDNSQMRLYALGAVEGYDFLYDIQTVRMTIVQIRLDSISEDVMTVEALREWGESIKPAAARAWAGEGEFVPGPHCSSGFCKARFTCKARTDFYMAATQYEFKDPALMTLEDISAVLYVAPELQKWAKELASYAFEQATKHGAKIPSWKLVEGRSDRVIRDKSAAMAALAAAGVPETKYLKPQDLQGIGELEKIGKKELAKILDGLIIKPESKPVLVPESDPRSVLNNTRDAFADINLED; encoded by the coding sequence TTGAGCAAAGAGGTAGGAGCACACGCAGAGCGGGATCACGCCATCCTCTCCGCGTCAGGCTCCAAGAAATGGCTCACCTGTACCCCCAGCGCCCGTCTGGAGGAGAAGCTGCCCGAAAAACGTTCTGTGTACTCTGATGAAGGCTCTGCAGCGCATGAGCTTTCCGAGATTCACCTGGCGTACCACCTGGGGCAGCTTAAGCCCTGGGACCACGGGGAGCGCTGGAAAGAGGCCCAAAAAGGCCCTTACTACTCCCGTGAGATGGAGGACTACGTGCATGAGTATGTTGGGCTTGTCCTGGAGAGGGTTAACACGGCCAGAGCAAAGTCTACGGATGTCATTGTGCTGCTAGAGGAGCGTTTGGATTACTCTGCTTATGCCCCCGAAGGTCGAGGGACAGGAGACGTTGTAATCATTGCTGACGGCTGCCTGGAGATTATTGACCTGAAGTATGGCAAGGGCGTCCCTGTATCGGCTATTGATAATAGCCAGATGCGGCTTTACGCGCTGGGAGCTGTTGAAGGCTACGATTTCCTTTACGACATCCAGACGGTGCGCATGACCATTGTGCAGATCCGGCTGGACAGTATTTCTGAGGATGTCATGACGGTGGAAGCCCTGCGGGAGTGGGGCGAGAGTATTAAGCCCGCAGCAGCTAGGGCGTGGGCGGGTGAAGGTGAATTTGTTCCTGGTCCTCATTGCTCCAGTGGTTTCTGTAAGGCCCGCTTTACCTGCAAGGCCCGGACTGACTTCTACATGGCGGCGACACAGTACGAGTTCAAGGACCCTGCACTCATGACCCTAGAGGACATAAGCGCGGTGCTGTATGTAGCGCCGGAATTGCAGAAGTGGGCGAAGGAGCTGGCGAGTTATGCCTTTGAACAGGCGACCAAGCACGGCGCTAAGATTCCGAGCTGGAAGCTGGTTGAAGGGCGCAGCGACCGTGTGATCCGTGATAAATCAGCGGCTATGGCAGCTCTCGCTGCCGCAGGGGTGCCTGAAACGAAATACCTTAAGCCACAAGACCTGCAAGGCATTGGAGAGCTGGAGAAGATCGGCAAGAAGGAGCTGGCTAAGATACTGGATGGCCTCATTATCAAGCCTGAAAGCAAGCCGGTACTGGTTCCTGAGAGTGACCCAAGATCAGTATTAAACAATACCCGCGATGCTTTCGCGGACATTAATCTGGAGGACTGA
- a CDS encoding DUF2815 family protein produces the protein MTTEQTSKLTTNKVRFAFARVFEPESFAGGPEKYSVRLLIPKSDNEFLERYKQALAVAKELGKTKKWNGKVPTKLDLPLKDGDEVDLEKYPEHEDHWYINAKSTSAPDVLKPNGKDKDGRNILVDITDTTEFWSGCYGRARITLWPFDEAGNKGINAILDGVVKTQNGESFGGGGGDTREAFADEDLGQDDDDDFLN, from the coding sequence ATGACAACCGAACAAACCAGTAAGCTGACCACGAATAAAGTACGTTTTGCCTTCGCCCGGGTATTTGAGCCGGAATCATTCGCCGGCGGACCAGAAAAATATTCCGTGCGCCTGCTCATTCCGAAATCAGACAACGAATTCCTTGAGCGCTATAAGCAGGCTCTGGCCGTGGCTAAGGAGCTGGGCAAGACCAAGAAGTGGAACGGCAAGGTGCCTACGAAGCTGGACCTGCCGCTGAAGGATGGTGACGAGGTGGATCTGGAGAAATACCCAGAGCATGAAGATCATTGGTACATCAATGCGAAGAGTACATCAGCACCGGATGTGCTCAAGCCAAACGGTAAAGACAAGGACGGGCGGAACATCTTGGTGGACATTACGGACACCACAGAGTTCTGGAGCGGCTGCTATGGCCGAGCACGCATTACCTTGTGGCCGTTCGATGAAGCCGGGAACAAAGGCATCAATGCCATACTGGACGGGGTTGTGAAGACTCAGAACGGTGAGTCCTTCGGCGGAGGCGGCGGGGATACCCGTGAAGCCTTTGCAGATGAAGACCTGGGTCAAGACGATGATGACGATTTCTTGAATTAA
- a CDS encoding DNA polymerase, which yields MPILQIDVETYSSVDLSKSGLHKYVESPDFEILLFAYAYDDDPVTIIDLTDLDELPERVRQDLLDPFVTKSAFNAAFERAAIARHFGIECNPYQWRCTMVWAYALGLPGSLDKAAKVLKLDALKDAKGKALIKYFSVPCKPTKANGQRTRNHPYHDTEKWEQYKAYNVQDVVVEREVRRRLERFPVPAKEWRLWALDQIINDRGVRLDPVFIGHAIACAEQYTAGLVAEAKELTGLDNPNSLAQVKAWLAENGLETPDGLGKECMPILLDAAPNEETKRMLELRQEMGKTSNSKYGAMDRALCADDRVRGILQFCGANRTWRWAGRNVQMHNLPQNHLENLKDLELARDTLRSGDYDLLEMIYGAPPFVLSQLVRTALIPSVGNMFRVADFAAIEARVIAWLADELWVLAVFSDHGKIYEATAARMFGVPFDSITKGHENYKYRASGKVATLACGFGGGAAAMEKMDKKKEIVADQYDPLVRQWREANPNIRKLWYRAEDAAMKAVREKTTVKLAHGVQYRYEGGILFADLPSGHSLAYPQPEIKPDTKFNKDGLVFYALDDRSQWVQQRTWGGTLVENLVQAIARDCLAESLVRLHEAQYPIVLHVHDEIVADCPEDFGSVDEMTEIMGRSIDWAPGLPLKAAGFECDFYMKD from the coding sequence ATGCCAATCTTACAAATAGATGTTGAGACTTACAGCAGCGTAGATCTGAGCAAGAGCGGGCTTCATAAGTACGTTGAGTCTCCTGATTTTGAGATTCTACTCTTCGCTTATGCCTATGACGATGATCCCGTGACAATCATTGACCTGACCGATTTAGATGAGTTGCCGGAACGGGTGAGGCAGGATCTGCTGGACCCGTTTGTTACCAAGTCCGCATTCAATGCAGCATTTGAGCGGGCAGCTATCGCCCGGCACTTCGGGATTGAGTGTAACCCTTACCAGTGGCGCTGTACGATGGTGTGGGCCTATGCGCTTGGTCTGCCTGGGTCTCTGGACAAGGCGGCCAAGGTGCTGAAGCTGGACGCCCTGAAGGATGCCAAGGGTAAAGCCTTAATCAAATATTTCAGTGTACCCTGCAAACCGACCAAGGCCAACGGACAGCGGACACGGAACCATCCATACCACGACACCGAAAAGTGGGAGCAATACAAGGCTTACAACGTGCAGGACGTTGTGGTGGAGCGGGAAGTGCGGCGGAGGCTGGAGCGGTTTCCCGTACCAGCAAAGGAGTGGCGGCTGTGGGCCTTGGATCAGATTATTAATGATCGGGGTGTCCGGCTTGATCCGGTGTTCATCGGTCACGCCATTGCCTGCGCGGAGCAGTACACCGCCGGGTTGGTCGCTGAGGCCAAGGAGCTGACAGGACTGGATAACCCGAACAGCCTGGCGCAAGTCAAGGCGTGGCTGGCTGAGAACGGGCTGGAGACGCCGGACGGCCTTGGCAAGGAGTGCATGCCTATTCTACTGGACGCTGCCCCTAACGAGGAGACCAAGCGAATGCTTGAGCTGCGCCAGGAGATGGGCAAGACCAGTAACTCTAAATATGGCGCCATGGACCGGGCGCTTTGCGCGGATGACCGGGTGCGCGGGATTTTACAGTTTTGCGGGGCGAATCGTACCTGGCGCTGGGCTGGGCGTAATGTCCAGATGCACAACTTACCTCAGAACCACCTGGAGAATCTGAAGGACCTGGAGCTGGCCCGCGATACGCTGCGCAGCGGGGACTATGACCTGCTGGAAATGATCTACGGAGCGCCGCCGTTCGTACTCTCCCAGCTTGTGCGTACTGCTTTGATTCCTTCTGTGGGCAATATGTTCAGAGTGGCCGATTTCGCCGCCATCGAGGCCCGTGTCATTGCCTGGCTTGCAGATGAGCTGTGGGTGCTGGCTGTCTTCTCAGATCACGGCAAAATCTATGAAGCCACGGCTGCCCGCATGTTCGGTGTTCCCTTTGATTCCATTACCAAGGGCCACGAGAATTACAAATATCGGGCTTCCGGCAAAGTGGCCACGCTTGCCTGCGGCTTCGGCGGCGGTGCAGCGGCCATGGAGAAGATGGATAAGAAGAAGGAGATTGTAGCAGATCAGTATGACCCGCTTGTCCGGCAGTGGCGCGAGGCTAACCCTAACATCCGCAAGCTGTGGTACCGGGCGGAGGACGCTGCCATGAAGGCGGTACGGGAGAAGACCACGGTTAAGCTGGCCCACGGGGTTCAATACCGTTATGAAGGCGGGATACTCTTCGCTGACCTTCCCAGCGGGCATAGCCTGGCGTACCCGCAGCCGGAGATTAAGCCGGATACGAAGTTTAACAAGGACGGCCTTGTGTTCTATGCGCTGGATGACCGCAGCCAATGGGTACAGCAGCGCACCTGGGGCGGGACACTGGTAGAGAACCTGGTGCAGGCTATTGCGCGGGACTGCCTGGCGGAAAGTCTGGTACGGCTACATGAGGCGCAGTATCCCATTGTGCTGCACGTGCATGACGAGATTGTGGCGGACTGCCCGGAGGATTTTGGGTCTGTGGATGAGATGACGGAGATTATGGGGCGTTCAATTGATTGGGCGCCAGGGCTGCCCCTGAAGGCAGCCGGCTTTGAGTGTGATTTCTATATGAAAGATTAG
- a CDS encoding phosphoadenosine phosphosulfate reductase domain-containing protein: MMYLSDEIRGLIESGAVFYCSHSGGKDSQAMYVRLREVIPANQLVVVHANLGEVEWPGVMDHIRKFVIHPMEIVRANKTFLGMAEARGMWPSAKFRQCTSDLKRGPIFKFIRNDLKDRGATIAVNCMGLRAAESASRAKREPLRYNIQESVNGRVVRHVWDWLPVFDLTTEDVFREIKEAGEEPFWAYADGNERLSCVFCIMGSINDLRHGAICNPDLYRRYVELERKIGHTMFMKGKESISLEDHVGIKID, encoded by the coding sequence ATGATGTACTTATCTGATGAAATAAGAGGTTTGATTGAGTCCGGGGCAGTATTCTACTGTTCTCACTCTGGTGGAAAGGACTCACAGGCAATGTACGTCAGGCTGCGGGAAGTGATTCCAGCTAACCAACTGGTTGTAGTCCACGCCAATTTAGGAGAAGTTGAGTGGCCGGGGGTTATGGATCATATTCGGAAGTTTGTTATACATCCTATGGAAATTGTAAGAGCCAACAAGACGTTCCTGGGGATGGCTGAAGCACGGGGGATGTGGCCCAGCGCAAAATTCCGACAGTGCACAAGCGATCTGAAACGGGGGCCGATATTCAAATTTATCCGAAATGACTTGAAAGACCGTGGCGCTACGATTGCAGTTAATTGTATGGGGTTGAGAGCTGCGGAGTCGGCTTCTCGGGCAAAGCGCGAACCATTGCGCTACAACATCCAGGAGAGTGTGAACGGGCGGGTTGTCCGGCATGTTTGGGACTGGCTCCCGGTGTTCGATTTAACTACTGAGGATGTGTTTCGGGAGATCAAGGAAGCCGGAGAAGAACCATTTTGGGCATATGCTGACGGTAATGAGCGCCTAAGCTGTGTGTTCTGCATAATGGGAAGTATCAACGATTTAAGGCACGGGGCAATCTGCAACCCAGATTTATATCGGCGATATGTGGAGCTGGAGCGGAAGATAGGGCACACCATGTTCATGAAGGGGAAAGAGTCTATAAGCCTGGAAGATCATGTGGGCATCAAAATTGATTAG
- a CDS encoding virulence-associated E family protein, protein MQELDISFGKNRSDTNWKTEYLSWDEFVDRLRKVRRTAETMAEYDRWDNIRRGKVKDGPAFVGGLVRGGRRKKENIDSRWLITLDVDSGDEDFLLAVDLMIGGTAYVVYSTHSHRDARPKYRLIIPANRAMSPDEYAAVSRKLAELIGMDYFDKTTFDVHRLMYLPSCSKDAEPVLEVLEGDALDVDAILGHYKDWTDVMQWPRHPHAADPILSNKKPQDPREKTGTIGLFCRSFTLEEGIDRFLQEEYSPGSMENRYTYNKGTSGNGLEVFPDQELAYSHQDSDPVADGRSYNLFDLVRIHKFGHLDERVSEKTNISKLPSVAAMEAWAIQLPEVKRERMSEISDSYGDLDDDNDPEEDTAEDDAWKEQLELHSKTGDLLATAGNVELLLSHEEWGGVLGYDAFGNTEVIRKPLPWRGRERAQADYEPWLGADDKRLQHWFAKAHKLRGAAMIQNAFTEVAHAHKFHPIKEYIEAQTWDGVPRLDTVFIDYLGAEDTHYIRQVTRKALLAAVARLYMPGCKFDEMLVLVGPQGAGKSSLLAKLGRRWFSDSLRTFENKEAGEHLQSGWIFEIGELSAMKKSEVDEVKAFLSKTEDRYRVAYDRQVSEFPRKCVFFGTTNTRDFLRDATGNRRFWPVEVFPVKAKFSHWEHLTDWTVGQIWAEALQAYNEGEILALDNVAKAAAAFMQQEHLEVDPRTGNIQEWLEKPVEDELGQVTSNYRTRVCASQIWTECLFNRAGSIRPWEAREIADIMRKMPGWEERKGKARIPGYGVQLVFERCLPPL, encoded by the coding sequence ATGCAAGAGCTTGATATCAGCTTCGGCAAGAACCGGAGCGACACCAACTGGAAAACAGAATACTTGTCATGGGATGAATTCGTGGATCGGCTGCGCAAGGTGCGCCGGACGGCAGAGACGATGGCCGAATATGACCGCTGGGATAACATCCGGCGGGGGAAGGTAAAGGACGGCCCGGCATTTGTCGGCGGGCTTGTCCGGGGCGGCCGGCGCAAGAAGGAGAACATCGACAGCCGCTGGCTGATCACGCTGGACGTAGACAGCGGGGACGAGGACTTCCTGCTCGCCGTTGACCTGATGATCGGCGGCACGGCCTATGTGGTCTACTCCACGCACAGCCACAGGGACGCCCGGCCCAAGTACCGGCTGATCATCCCCGCAAACCGGGCCATGAGCCCGGATGAGTACGCCGCTGTCAGCCGCAAGCTGGCGGAGCTAATCGGGATGGATTACTTTGACAAGACCACTTTTGATGTCCACCGGCTCATGTATCTGCCGTCCTGTTCCAAGGACGCAGAGCCGGTGCTGGAGGTGCTGGAGGGCGATGCGCTGGACGTTGACGCCATCCTGGGTCATTACAAGGACTGGACGGACGTCATGCAGTGGCCCCGGCATCCGCACGCAGCCGATCCGATTCTTTCTAATAAGAAGCCGCAGGACCCCCGCGAGAAGACCGGCACCATTGGCCTGTTCTGCCGTTCGTTCACGCTGGAGGAAGGCATTGACCGCTTCCTTCAGGAGGAGTACAGCCCGGGCTCTATGGAGAACCGCTACACCTACAACAAGGGGACTTCTGGTAATGGGCTGGAGGTTTTCCCGGACCAGGAGCTGGCGTATTCTCACCAGGACAGCGACCCAGTGGCGGACGGCCGCAGCTATAACCTGTTCGACTTAGTGCGCATTCATAAGTTTGGCCATCTGGATGAGCGGGTGAGTGAGAAAACCAATATTTCCAAGCTGCCGAGTGTCGCGGCAATGGAGGCGTGGGCGATCCAGCTCCCGGAGGTCAAGCGGGAGCGGATGTCCGAGATATCAGATTCCTATGGTGATCTGGACGATGACAATGACCCGGAGGAAGACACGGCAGAGGATGATGCTTGGAAGGAGCAGCTTGAGCTGCATAGCAAGACAGGCGACCTGCTGGCCACGGCGGGCAATGTGGAGCTGCTGCTGTCACACGAGGAGTGGGGCGGTGTGCTGGGCTATGATGCGTTTGGGAACACGGAGGTCATTCGTAAGCCCTTACCGTGGCGGGGCCGTGAGCGCGCGCAAGCGGACTATGAGCCGTGGTTGGGTGCCGATGACAAGCGCCTTCAGCATTGGTTCGCCAAGGCGCACAAGCTGCGCGGGGCGGCTATGATTCAAAATGCCTTCACAGAGGTGGCCCATGCGCACAAGTTTCATCCGATTAAGGAATACATCGAGGCTCAGACCTGGGATGGGGTGCCGCGCTTGGATACGGTCTTTATTGATTATCTGGGTGCTGAGGATACTCACTATATCCGGCAGGTGACGCGCAAGGCGCTGCTGGCGGCCGTGGCCCGTCTGTATATGCCTGGTTGCAAGTTTGATGAAATGCTTGTGCTGGTGGGCCCGCAGGGGGCCGGCAAGAGCAGCCTACTGGCGAAGCTGGGGCGGAGGTGGTTCTCAGATTCGCTGCGGACATTTGAAAATAAAGAGGCGGGAGAACACCTTCAGAGCGGCTGGATCTTCGAGATCGGGGAGCTGAGCGCCATGAAGAAGTCTGAAGTCGATGAGGTGAAGGCGTTTCTTAGTAAGACAGAGGACCGGTATCGGGTGGCCTATGATCGGCAGGTATCGGAGTTTCCACGGAAGTGCGTCTTCTTCGGCACGACCAATACACGGGACTTCCTGCGGGATGCCACGGGGAACCGGAGATTTTGGCCTGTGGAAGTGTTTCCGGTAAAGGCTAAGTTTAGCCATTGGGAACACCTAACGGATTGGACGGTGGGGCAGATCTGGGCAGAGGCGTTACAGGCTTATAATGAAGGGGAAATTTTAGCTTTGGATAATGTGGCTAAAGCAGCCGCTGCGTTCATGCAGCAGGAGCATCTTGAAGTTGACCCACGGACAGGTAACATTCAGGAGTGGCTGGAGAAGCCAGTGGAGGATGAGCTAGGTCAGGTTACGTCCAATTACAGGACGCGAGTGTGTGCCTCTCAGATCTGGACGGAATGCCTGTTTAATAGAGCGGGGTCTATCCGTCCATGGGAAGCCAGAGAGATTGCGGATATCATGCGTAAAATGCCTGGCTGGGAAGAGCGCAAAGGTAAGGCTAGAATACCAGGTTACGGTGTTCAATTGGTTTTTGAGCGTTGCCTCCCCCCGTTGTAG
- a CDS encoding VRR-NUC domain-containing protein produces the protein MRESALERQLVREVKRIGGLAPKWVSPGNRGVPDRLVILPNGLTVYVEMKAPGKQLESLQEHWKRKLLKLGQRHYKIDSLEDITSFIREVMPN, from the coding sequence ATGAGAGAGTCAGCACTGGAGCGCCAACTGGTCCGAGAGGTGAAGCGGATCGGTGGCCTGGCTCCGAAGTGGGTAAGTCCCGGGAATCGTGGGGTGCCGGACCGCCTGGTCATCTTGCCGAATGGGTTGACAGTTTATGTCGAGATGAAGGCCCCAGGTAAGCAACTGGAATCACTTCAAGAACACTGGAAGCGGAAGCTGCTGAAATTGGGACAGCGGCATTACAAGATAGATTCGCTGGAGGATATCACGAGCTTCATTCGGGAGGTGATGCCGAATTGA